catgagcatcgatcaatgcaATTGGGATCCAATCGACCAATGTCAGCCAATCATCGATCCTGACAATCCggtcccgttaatcgcctcttacgacaggcatgggctGCTCAAGACAGGTTCTAACCGGGCTCTTCGGACCAGGACAATTCGTATCCAGCAGTATACTGACACGACAGTCTGCTGTGCAGGGTTGTGAGTTATTGCCAGTGCTGTCGTCAGCACTGAAGACATTAGCATAAGTTTCTACCTGGCATGCACACCTTCTTGAAGGGTTCGTCTAGGGTCAGCTTTACACACTTCTCCTTGCCATCAATAGTAGCCACGTCATACATCGTCTTCTGGTGAGGAATGATTGTTAGAGATAAAAAAAAGTCTGTGTATCAAAACCAGGAGCAAATGTGATTGCATACCTTGCTGGTACAACATGTGGTGCACTTGTGTTAGGTAGTGCGCTGAGGGATAAGCAGGTTAATGAGACAAAATGTGGTAAAGTGACacagttaaactcactcatccaccttGTGGATAAAAAGCAGGCTACAATTCTTATTCATGGTAGTGTAAGTGTGAGTTACCTGTGATTTACTCAGCTTTTAGAAGTATTTCAGCGGTGGTGGACAACAGAATTGATCTTCCTATGTGGAGAAACGAACCTTGAAtatcggcatgatgagcaaacgcgttaaccactgggctaccccactgacgCTGGTAGTGCCCTCTGATGTCACTAAACTCGTTCCGAGCTTCCACACATTCTGGATAAATTGCTTACTTCCGTTACGTTATATAGTTTAATGTGTATTCAACATTTCAAATTAACGCTAAAAATAAAATGATAGTTGACTGTTTCCTTACGTTGGGGTAGTCGTAGAGGCGGAATGTCAGGAATGGTTGTCCATCCGTCTGTCCTGACTCTTCTCTTGCTATCATTCTTCTGTCTTCATCATAGAACACCTGTTCCGTGCTCTACGGTACACCAGCATCACTTGTGTTAACGTTTCCATGACAATATCAAATTGTTACTTTATAACTGACTTTATCAATGTCGCTACACGTACATCAAATGTTGATGTACTGTTTTAGGATTAGGTTTCGGTTTAAGTTTAGGTTTAGTATAACCAGTTTAGTTTAACCATGAAACCATATGCAGAGTCAGGAAGAGCTAAACCTACGTCTGACCACCCTTCGGCAACATAAACAATGGGGAAAGTTGCACTTTATATGCTAAATGGCAAGATGAAATAAGTCTAGATTTTGGATTATGAAGTGAATAGTAAGACTCCCCGATGAGTACTTGAAAAATTCCGTTTCCACTAAAAGAGGAAACCTGGGTTGTCTAAATTCTAGTGTGTTCATTTACATGTTATAGCTATCCGACAGTCAGTAAAATGATTGTGACATACTGTAAACATTGGACTGAGAAAGTGACTTAAAGCACATTGATGACATCATATTTGAATTTCCTTGGGAATTAGAATGCCATTTTATGTCGTAGTTCAAGGATAGGACGTTATTTGATGTCAGTTTAGACTCACTTCCGTCAGCTGAGATCCAAGAGGTGTGTACTCTCCTCGAAGTTTGGCAGCAATGCAGTTGAACCGTTTCCCCAGACATCCATCAAACTGAGAGTCGGAAGGTAAAACGTGGACCACCACCAAACAATATATAGCTAGAAGCATGGCGTCGCACAGATCTTGACCATAGTTTA
The window above is part of the Haliotis asinina isolate JCU_RB_2024 chromosome 1, JCU_Hal_asi_v2, whole genome shotgun sequence genome. Proteins encoded here:
- the LOC137281339 gene encoding uncharacterized protein encodes the protein MLLAIYCLVVVHVLPSDSQFDGCLGKRFNCIAAKLRGEYTPLGSQLTESTEQVFYDEDRRMIAREESGQTDGQPFLTFRLYDYPNKTMYDVATIDGKEKCVKLTLDEPFKKVCMPENNTQLIWGKSVMGIYPDMVPTNRYKWEDGNLTTELTYTYTMQPVLLDTYGTDQDGVSVFETVWIQNITHTAASAAIFTPPPSCKNAMYKVNPERNRQKVGYLAF